A genomic region of Xanthomonas campestris pv. phormiicola contains the following coding sequences:
- a CDS encoding HAD-IA family hydrolase: MSASTLFFDLDGTLVDSEAGIVGSIVHTFEQLRQPLPPPGTLRAWIGPPLRDSFQEQFDDPALVEQALALYRQRYDVQGWREHTVFPEIGAAVAALAAAGHRFAVVTSKNERFARRIVETLPFAAQFEEIVGASDDGQRRFKPDLIAEALRRLSLQPAQCVMIGDRRMDIEGANHHGMRSIGVLWGFGDAAELRQAGASALAQVPAQLPGLAA; this comes from the coding sequence GTGAGCGCGAGCACCCTGTTCTTCGACCTGGACGGCACCCTGGTCGATTCGGAGGCCGGCATCGTCGGCAGCATCGTGCACACCTTCGAGCAGCTGCGGCAGCCGCTGCCGCCACCGGGCACGCTGCGCGCCTGGATCGGCCCGCCGCTGCGCGACAGCTTCCAGGAACAGTTCGACGATCCGGCGCTGGTCGAGCAGGCGCTGGCGCTGTACCGGCAGCGCTACGACGTGCAGGGCTGGCGCGAGCACACCGTGTTCCCGGAGATCGGCGCGGCGGTCGCGGCGCTGGCCGCGGCCGGCCATCGCTTCGCGGTGGTGACCTCGAAGAACGAGCGCTTCGCCCGGCGCATCGTCGAGACGCTGCCGTTCGCCGCGCAGTTCGAGGAGATCGTCGGCGCCAGCGACGATGGCCAGCGCCGCTTCAAGCCGGACCTGATCGCCGAGGCCCTGCGGCGGCTGTCGCTGCAGCCGGCGCAGTGCGTGATGATCGGCGACCGGCGCATGGACATCGAAGGCGCCAACCATCACGGCATGCGCAGTATCGGCGTGCTGTGGGGCTTCGGCGACGCAGCGGAGCTGCGCCAGGCCGGCGCCAGCGCGCTGGCGCAGGTGCCGGCGCAGTTGCCGGGTTTGGCAGCTTGA
- the pyk gene encoding pyruvate kinase: MIERQRRTKILATLGPATDPPGVLEDLFRAGVNVVRLNFSHGDPSGQAKRAAEVRAAAQRVGSEVGILADLPGPKIRIERFAAGKVALKAGARFDLVADANAPAGDENEVGVSYLGLPNDVKPGDVLLLDDGLLQLQVVEVDGSRIVNTVLNDGVLSDRKGLNKQGGGLSLGALTERDKELIGIVAKIGVDFIAVSFCRNAQDMHDARRIAREHGCEAALVSKIERTEAIENLSEIVEASDVVMVARGDLGVEIGDAELPGLQKKIIRESLAQNKVVITATQMLQSMVENPIPTRAEVLDVANAVIDGTDAVMLSAETAAGAYPVKAVQAMARICLGAERQFEMDTDFEAAQRNLERADQAIAMATMFLSEHIGLSGVVTLTESGGTPRFLSRFRSKMPIYAFTRHDGARRGMAMMRGVFPINFDSRGLTPREAARAAIRLLVEAERMGPGDRVVFTSGEHMETHGATNTLRLLEVGPDGRASGLGEL; this comes from the coding sequence ATGATCGAACGCCAGCGCCGCACCAAGATTCTCGCCACCCTCGGCCCGGCCACGGATCCGCCCGGCGTGCTCGAGGACCTGTTCCGCGCCGGCGTCAACGTCGTGCGCCTGAATTTCTCCCACGGCGACCCGTCCGGCCAGGCCAAGCGGGCCGCCGAAGTGCGCGCCGCCGCGCAGCGCGTGGGCAGCGAAGTGGGCATCCTCGCCGACCTGCCGGGCCCGAAGATCCGCATCGAGCGCTTCGCCGCCGGCAAGGTGGCGCTGAAGGCCGGCGCGCGCTTCGACCTGGTTGCCGACGCCAACGCGCCGGCCGGCGACGAAAACGAGGTCGGCGTCAGCTACCTGGGCCTGCCCAACGACGTCAAGCCGGGCGACGTGCTGCTGCTCGACGACGGCCTGCTGCAGCTGCAGGTGGTCGAGGTCGACGGTTCGCGCATCGTCAACACCGTGCTCAACGACGGCGTGCTGTCCGACCGCAAGGGCCTGAACAAGCAGGGCGGCGGCCTGTCGCTGGGCGCGCTGACCGAGCGCGACAAGGAACTGATCGGCATCGTCGCCAAGATCGGCGTGGATTTCATCGCGGTGTCGTTCTGCCGCAACGCGCAGGACATGCACGACGCGCGCCGCATCGCCCGCGAGCACGGCTGCGAGGCCGCGCTGGTGTCCAAGATCGAGCGCACCGAGGCGATCGAGAACCTGAGCGAGATCGTCGAGGCCAGCGACGTGGTGATGGTCGCGCGCGGCGACCTGGGCGTGGAGATCGGCGATGCCGAGCTGCCCGGCCTGCAGAAGAAGATCATTCGCGAGTCGCTGGCGCAGAACAAGGTGGTTATCACCGCCACGCAGATGCTGCAGTCGATGGTCGAGAATCCGATCCCGACCCGCGCCGAGGTGCTGGACGTGGCCAACGCGGTGATCGACGGCACCGACGCGGTGATGCTGTCGGCCGAGACCGCCGCCGGCGCCTACCCGGTCAAGGCGGTGCAGGCGATGGCGCGGATCTGCCTGGGCGCCGAGCGCCAGTTCGAGATGGACACCGACTTCGAGGCCGCGCAGCGCAACCTCGAGCGCGCCGACCAGGCGATCGCGATGGCGACCATGTTCCTGTCCGAGCACATCGGCCTGAGCGGCGTGGTCACCCTGACCGAGTCCGGCGGCACCCCGCGCTTCCTGTCGCGGTTCCGCTCGAAGATGCCGATCTACGCGTTCACCCGCCACGACGGCGCGCGCCGCGGCATGGCGATGATGCGCGGCGTGTTCCCGATCAACTTCGACAGCCGCGGCCTGACCCCGCGCGAAGCGGCGCGCGCGGCGATCCGCCTGCTGGTCGAGGCCGAGCGCATGGGCCCCGGCGACCGCGTGGTGTTCACCAGCGGCGAGCACATGGAAACGCATGGCGCGACCAATACGCTGCGCCTGCTCGAAGTCGGCCCCGACGGCCGCGCCAGCGGCCTGGGCGAGCTGTAG
- a CDS encoding fructose-bisphosphate aldolase class I: MSIEQLAETAQAMVAPGKGIIAIDESTSTIAKRFASVGIENVEENRRAYRELLLTTPKLGDHISGAILYDETIRQKTRDGVPFPKYMAEHGIIPGIKVDKGTHPLAGMPGELITEGLDGLRARLEEYYKLGARFAKWRAVITIGEDTPSGVCIETNAHALARYAALCQEQGLVPMVEPEVLMDGNHDIETCYEVTEATLRSLFGALYEQNVVLEGTILKASMVIAGKDCDEQASVEEVAESTVMCLKSTVPAILPGIVFLSGGQTDEQSTAHLNAMNQIGTLPWPLSFSYGRAMQQAALKLWSQDMKGNFAKAQQVVYERAKENGLAALGKWQD; this comes from the coding sequence ATGAGCATCGAACAGCTTGCCGAAACCGCACAGGCAATGGTCGCCCCGGGCAAGGGCATCATCGCGATCGACGAATCCACCAGCACGATCGCCAAGCGCTTCGCCAGCGTCGGCATCGAGAATGTCGAAGAGAACCGCCGCGCGTATCGCGAGTTGCTGCTGACCACGCCGAAGCTGGGCGACCACATCTCCGGCGCGATCCTGTACGACGAGACCATCCGCCAGAAGACCAGGGACGGCGTGCCGTTCCCGAAGTACATGGCCGAGCACGGCATCATTCCCGGGATCAAGGTCGACAAGGGCACGCATCCGCTGGCCGGCATGCCGGGCGAGCTGATCACCGAGGGCCTGGACGGCCTGCGCGCGCGCCTGGAGGAGTACTACAAGCTCGGCGCGCGCTTCGCCAAGTGGCGCGCGGTGATCACCATCGGCGAGGACACCCCGTCGGGCGTGTGCATCGAGACCAACGCCCACGCGCTGGCGCGCTATGCGGCGCTGTGCCAGGAGCAGGGCCTGGTGCCGATGGTGGAGCCGGAAGTGCTGATGGACGGCAACCACGACATCGAGACCTGCTACGAAGTCACCGAAGCCACGCTGCGTTCGCTGTTCGGCGCGCTGTACGAGCAGAACGTGGTGCTGGAAGGCACCATCCTGAAGGCCTCGATGGTCATCGCCGGCAAGGACTGCGACGAGCAGGCCAGCGTCGAGGAAGTGGCCGAATCCACCGTGATGTGCCTGAAGAGCACCGTGCCGGCGATCCTGCCGGGCATCGTGTTCCTGTCCGGCGGGCAGACCGACGAGCAGTCCACCGCGCATCTCAATGCGATGAACCAGATCGGCACCCTGCCGTGGCCGCTGAGCTTCTCCTACGGCCGTGCGATGCAGCAGGCCGCGCTGAAGCTGTGGTCGCAGGACATGAAGGGCAACTTCGCCAAGGCGCAGCAGGTGGTCTACGAGCGCGCCAAGGAAAACGGCCTGGCCGCACTGGGCAAGTGGCAGGACTGA
- a CDS encoding response regulator transcription factor, with amino-acid sequence MAEVMLLEDEPVLREELGEFLQDLGYIATCVSSIGEFRQRFDPLRHALAVIDVGLPDGSGLELIGELRHAGHRLGIVVFSAHNTGNARIAGLDIGADHYLGKGIDLDELAATLASLGRRLALQPPPARWILEMAAARLNVPDAPPVPLSHQDLLVLGCLMRHAGESVGHREIAETLGVNFLDYDRRRLDTQMYRLRRRVEEISGRPLPVKTLRNSGYRFHAPATLKP; translated from the coding sequence ATGGCCGAGGTGATGTTGCTGGAAGACGAACCGGTGCTGCGCGAGGAGCTCGGCGAGTTCCTGCAGGATCTCGGTTACATCGCGACCTGCGTGTCCAGCATCGGCGAGTTTCGGCAGCGATTCGATCCGCTGCGCCATGCGCTGGCGGTGATCGACGTGGGCCTGCCCGACGGCAGCGGCCTGGAGTTGATCGGCGAACTGCGCCACGCCGGACACCGATTGGGCATCGTGGTGTTCAGTGCGCACAATACCGGCAACGCGCGTATCGCCGGCCTGGACATCGGAGCCGACCACTACCTGGGCAAGGGCATCGATCTGGACGAACTGGCCGCGACGCTGGCCTCGCTCGGCCGGCGCTTGGCGCTGCAACCGCCGCCGGCGCGCTGGATCCTGGAGATGGCCGCGGCACGCCTGAACGTGCCCGATGCGCCGCCGGTTCCGCTCTCGCACCAGGACCTGCTGGTACTCGGCTGCCTGATGCGCCATGCCGGCGAAAGCGTGGGCCACCGCGAGATCGCCGAGACGCTGGGGGTGAACTTCCTCGACTACGACCGGCGGCGGCTGGACACGCAGATGTACCGGTTGCGACGGCGCGTGGAGGAGATCAGCGGGCGGCCGTTGCCGGTGAAGACGCTGCGCAACAGCGGCTACCGGTTTCATGCGCCGGCTACGTTGAAGCCTTGA
- a CDS encoding sensor histidine kinase, with amino-acid sequence MIACVAAQPARPPLAALPLTAEYHDASGYLQRLDDPQHRLDARQAASASGWTRLPAGLNAGFTSGTVWLRLPLRVESVPPGGWMLRLSNAVIDDAQAYASVGDGDWRVLGRSGENVRRRDWPVDYRSPVFQFAPSRPGDYVLLLRLQSKNALVTRLDVWQRLPFDNQSRREGLQFGLYFGFYLLLFCLHLLFWIATRARMSGLFVLYLGGCVLNEAMSIGLVQQVTGLPVAWSDSLLGISIACSLPVGFQVASRQLNLRAFRPGFVRWSTRLLWTVALVCAACVLAGHYAWGMQPVQALALLEIVVVAVLAVGLLWRRYPPALFFVLAFFPFYLGVMLGFLRNLGAIPVNGWTQYATTFGTMLHMTLMSFFIIGRYERQRRIRERRHANAAAQLARRHGMKLEREVAVRTAELRSEIRRRQALEDELRASLETKLSLMQEQRDFVAMVSHEFRTPLAVIMASAQQLARKLEAPPERNRVRCGNIRSAAQRLLALVDEYLADDRMGETRSPLRLQPCALRALLDELCRDFPPQRVVCDYRADDDSLVTDAGLLRVALRNLIANADRHCPQGESIRIRVRGRGEGLRVEIANPGEPIEPADRERLFQKYYRGGNAGNTPGAGLGLYLVRRIAERLGGWVGLAGDASGTSICFVLLLPRRAGTPIALAPSWPALDP; translated from the coding sequence ATGATCGCGTGTGTGGCCGCGCAACCGGCACGGCCGCCGCTGGCAGCGCTGCCGCTGACGGCCGAGTACCACGATGCAAGCGGATACCTGCAGCGCCTGGACGATCCGCAACACCGGTTGGATGCCCGCCAGGCCGCGTCGGCGTCCGGCTGGACCCGGTTGCCTGCCGGCCTCAATGCGGGATTCACTTCCGGCACCGTGTGGTTGCGCCTGCCGCTGCGGGTCGAAAGTGTACCGCCGGGAGGCTGGATGTTGCGATTGAGCAACGCCGTGATCGACGATGCGCAGGCCTATGCCAGCGTCGGCGATGGCGACTGGCGCGTGCTGGGGCGCAGCGGCGAAAACGTCCGCCGCCGCGACTGGCCGGTGGACTACCGCAGCCCGGTGTTCCAGTTCGCGCCCTCCCGTCCCGGCGACTACGTGCTGCTGCTGCGCCTGCAGAGCAAGAACGCCCTGGTCACCCGCCTGGATGTCTGGCAGCGGCTGCCGTTCGACAATCAATCGCGGCGCGAGGGACTGCAGTTCGGCCTGTACTTCGGCTTCTATCTGCTGCTGTTCTGTCTGCACCTGCTGTTCTGGATCGCGACACGCGCGCGCATGAGCGGGCTGTTCGTGCTCTATCTCGGCGGATGCGTGCTCAACGAAGCGATGTCGATCGGCCTGGTGCAGCAGGTCACGGGATTGCCGGTGGCGTGGAGCGACAGCCTGCTGGGCATCAGCATCGCCTGCAGCCTGCCGGTGGGATTCCAGGTCGCGAGCCGGCAGTTGAACCTGCGCGCCTTCCGTCCGGGATTCGTGCGCTGGAGTACGCGCCTGCTGTGGACGGTCGCGCTGGTCTGCGCGGCGTGCGTCCTTGCCGGCCACTACGCCTGGGGCATGCAACCGGTGCAGGCGCTGGCCTTGCTGGAGATCGTGGTGGTGGCGGTATTGGCGGTGGGTCTGTTGTGGCGGCGCTATCCGCCGGCGCTGTTCTTCGTGCTCGCCTTCTTCCCGTTCTACCTGGGGGTGATGCTCGGCTTCCTGCGCAACCTGGGCGCGATCCCGGTGAACGGGTGGACGCAGTACGCCACCACGTTCGGCACCATGCTGCACATGACGCTGATGAGTTTTTTCATCATCGGCCGCTACGAACGGCAACGGCGGATCCGCGAGCGGCGGCATGCCAATGCCGCGGCGCAACTGGCGCGCAGGCATGGCATGAAGCTGGAGCGCGAAGTGGCGGTGCGTACCGCCGAACTGCGCAGCGAGATACGCCGGCGGCAGGCGCTGGAGGACGAACTGCGCGCTTCGCTGGAGACCAAGCTCAGCCTGATGCAGGAGCAACGCGATTTCGTGGCGATGGTGTCGCACGAGTTCCGCACGCCGTTGGCCGTCATCATGGCATCGGCGCAGCAACTGGCGCGCAAGCTGGAGGCGCCGCCGGAACGCAACCGCGTGCGGTGCGGCAACATCCGCAGCGCGGCGCAGCGGCTGCTGGCGCTGGTGGACGAATACCTCGCGGACGACCGCATGGGCGAGACCCGTTCGCCGTTGCGGTTGCAGCCCTGCGCGCTGCGCGCGCTGTTGGACGAGCTGTGCCGGGATTTCCCGCCGCAGCGCGTGGTCTGCGACTACCGGGCCGACGACGACAGCCTGGTCACCGATGCCGGCCTGCTGCGGGTCGCGTTGCGCAATCTGATCGCCAATGCCGACCGCCATTGCCCGCAGGGCGAATCGATACGCATCCGGGTGCGCGGGCGCGGCGAAGGGCTGCGCGTGGAGATCGCCAATCCTGGCGAGCCCATCGAACCTGCCGATCGCGAGCGGCTGTTCCAGAAGTACTACCGTGGCGGGAACGCGGGGAACACGCCCGGCGCCGGGCTCGGCCTCTATCTGGTGCGCAGGATCGCCGAACGGCTTGGCGGCTGGGTCGGGCTGGCCGGGGATGCGTCCGGGACGTCCATCTGCTTCGTGCTGCTGCTGCCGCGACGTGCGGGCACGCCGATCGCGCTGGCGCCGTCGTGGCCGGCGCTCGATCCCTGA